GATCCCCATTTGAAACCAAGGGCACTGTAAACCTTCCTGCACACATTGTATTCTACAAGGAAGGAATATGAATAAGCTTTaaccttctgtgctggagaagccggggggggggggggggggggtcgttacCAGACACATTCTTCTCTATTGGcttaaatatttaaaattaaaaagtATTTATACACCTGCCACAAAAGGCAGAGCATGGCATGTACCACCCGGAGAGGTAAGCTGTACCGGGTAGGAGGGTCACACCATTTCCAGACAGACATTCTGTACAAGGTGAGACATTGGCAAAGTTTATTTGGAAGATTTACATGTTAAAACTAATGAACATTTGCCACCCTGACCTTACCTGCAaaagcccgcccccccccccccccccctgtgtataaTACAATGCAACACTATACACTGCCACTCATTCACAGAATAGATGCCCAGCAGACCGCTCGCTGCCAGGTCTGCTTAGCCAGTCTGCGGTTGGTAAAGAGTAAGTCTTTATGACAGCGTACTGCTTGGAGCATGAGTAGGATTACAGGTCAGTACACATAGCTGCATGTAAAGCAGACATGCATTCTCCCGCAGAGGAACGTTCTGTGTGTAGTGTGAGGTTAGTTCTCCTGCAGCGGAGTGTTCTATACGGGCTGCGGGGTGTTAGCCGGAAGCTTATCAGTCTGGGGGAGCAGCGCTGCACTCTGGATTGGAGTGAGCTCACTCAGCAACGCACAATGGGACGGAAACCAGAGCGAGCACAGACTGAGGCAACAAAACCAACCACTCTGCTCCATACAGAATTTACAGGCTCCATGGATCCCTGGTCTGAAGAGCTTACATTCCATTTGTGGTGCTGGAAAATGGTGACACAAGGCATGGCCCGTCCTTTACACAGTGCTGTGCTGCATTAGTACACATGGGCAGCTGCCTTAACTGTGGTGGATGTCCAGGTTGTTATTCTCACATTGTCCAATTTTACCTCGTTTTATTATCCAAGTTACCCCTACAAAACATGTGTGGGACACCCCTGCTCAGTTACCCACAGGCAGCACCAGATTTAACCGCGACTCCTGAACATCACACGATTATCTTGTGCAGGTCAGTCGGCCAAAGGGCCCGCTGGCTGGAGTCACATGTGTCCCATGTGCTTAAAATGGATTTATCAAGTCCTTACCTTCACCCAGAAGACCTTGAAGCCCTGTGGCCGGGTGTTGGTGTGCTGCCAGGAGAGGTATTCATCCACACGGGCACGTTTCTGTAGGTCGGATGGGTACCAGTGATCTGGGGTGTTATATTTACGTGCTAGATAAAGAAGAATCGCGATGCTGGGGGAGAAACCAAAGATGTATTAGGAGCAGTCAACCTCAACCCGCCCCTGAAAACAGGAGTAGAGGGACCTAGAACACTTAGTAATGCCCTCCCTTGGGGATAactccctccttcacctctcagcCAGggtaaagtctccatctttcaGCGCCGGCACCTTGCGTAGAGGATTCACCTTCGCAAAATCTTCGCTGAGCTGTTCCCCTGCAGAGAGAAACCCCATAGAGATATTATAGAGAGGGGACCCCTTACAGGAACTCGgagacccccacccaccccaacaATGACCTCCCAGACATGAAGTCCAGGAGTCCATGGAACAGGCGGGATGGTgcatttaaaggggcaatccctccttgGACCAATTCCAGCTAACCGTTTAAGGGGTCTTATCTGGACGATAACTTTTTACCCAAATATGACACCTACAAGTATGGTTAATGTATTTGTTgaagtgagacttgggagggggttgaTTCCCAATGGCTGCTCCCTTGTGTCATCAGCAAGGGCTTGTACAGCCAGAGAGTCCCATGTCTTTATAGTGTCTGATAAGGACAGAGTGGGATAAGGGCAAAGTTTGATTTCCTTTCGCTACTCCTTGTGTGATTTCACTGATCTGCAAGTGCTTGAACAGCCAGAATCCTCCCTACCCCTTATCTTTGAGTCTGATAAGAGGAAAGATCACACTTCATTTAAAGGCCCCCCAAGAAATTCAGCTGACCAATTATgcgggactgcacctttaactgTGTAATGTCAACATGTGAGCTAGTGGGGATCAGGGGGAAAGGTAAAACAAACATCTCTAGCACAGACCCATAAAGGAGCCCTGTCATGAGATATTAAGTCTTTTAATCAATcttgtgcttcaggggttaatgtagctacCATTTGATTGTAAAATACAAATATTGGGTTTATAACCGAGACATTTCTGGGGTATGTGCCAATATTCAAAAAAGgcttaatttgggggggggggggggggggcacgttcATTACTTTCTAAATGATAGCCAGATACTATTCTGTCAGTCTCAAAGAAAACTAAATGTTCCTGAATGATTACTGTTGCACTCCAGAGAAGTGGCAAGTTACAActtagtttgggggggggggggaagactattaaaaatgagaatatcaagTGATGTTATCTACAGTTACATAAGTAGGaggtttggggaaaaaaaaaaaaaaaaacacacaaaaacacccagtgtccatcaagttcaacctatgctacatttacaCAGATACTTTATCACATATCTACACTTGCATATTGATCCAGATGAatgtaaacaaaaaaccccagtgacatcattggataatctcataaagggaaaaataaattcattactgactcccaagaattggcaattgaaattaatccctggatcaacatccttcccatgtttacttatttggtatagccctgtatacctttctaaaaaagatgtccaatctgtttttttaaacaaatctattgtatctgccatcagtctccatgggtaatgaatctcacattttaactgcccttactgtaaatgaccctttcctttgttgctggtgaaatctcctttcctccaaccttaagggatgaccccgagtcctttgtactgtccttgggataaaaagtttatttataaaaaatgttttaccaggaagtaatacattgagagttacctcttgttttcaagtatatcctgggcacagagttataacaatacatggttacattaaaagaacagggttatacagtgaattcacagacatttcatggacagagttggaaaattgggtacaggggataaagggcttgtgagtttcagattgaaatatagATCAGCTTTAACATCCGTtcgtttgaaagctccttgtactgacctcaaatgtatttgtatatagttaccatATCATAAattaatctaatttagctagcctccctCATaacttagattgtccatcccctttatgaatttggtggctcttctctgcactctcataGGTTTACACTTTGCTCACTGAATCTACGTTACGATACTTAGCTACAATGTGGCGTCCGAGAGTAATCACAGGAGACTCTTCGCACAGCAGCCCGAGTCCACGAACACCACGTGATGTCACTAACCCTACGCATTTCTCTTCTGGCGAAACTTCGTCAGGGATCTCCCTTCACTCCTTTTAAAATCGCATCTATTTCGTCATAGAAAGCGATCTGTACATAGGCATTGAAGTCATGGGATATGACCAGCCAATGAGATGATCGGGAGTCGTATATTGTACAACTACACTGATTGTTTCCAATCCTTGCTGGGCCccgatagagagatagatatctatatctatacacacacacacacacacacacaataaccctgcAATTCTTCACAGATCACATGAATTCATATTACATTTCTGTTAATCTATGGACATTGTTTTTAAATATGATAATTGTATtgcaataaacaattaaaaactgCATTAGTGTTATGACATTATTGTAGATTCTTAGAGATGGCAAGATGTGGCACGTGTGAGTCACATACTATGATTTCCACGGCAGCCATTTAACATAGCCAcgtgttatttttatatttgcatttttatactCAATCTAATTCACATATTTTTCACTTTTAAAATTAGCCTTGGAGGGCACCATTAAATGCACTCTCTTTTGGATGATTGACCAGCATCGTGTTAATCATTTATAtggtttctgggggggggggtccccctgaactgcagctttaatatcagGAATATAAAATGACAGTAAAAGCTGGTATCCATTAGTAAGGGGAGGTACATGGGTATAATACACCCTACAAACCTGGGGGAACCAGTCTGACAAGAAAAAGTTTTCCCAACAAGGAGTGGAGGACACGGGActcgcatcaatacaatctgtccTGGGCTGAACCTCCACTTCAAAGGCTAGGCACATCACAGATTAGAAAGCAAAACCACGGGGATGAGCTGCCGTGAAGGAGCTGGATTCATTAGATTAGGGAACAGATCACTGGGCAGATCCGAGTTTCGTGAAGGTAACGTCCAGATTAAATATGTTACAGACTCCCCTCATATAGGCTTCTGCCTGtcaccatcttcccccccccccccacccccaagtctTCTCATGCAGTTCTTTCCTTGACTAATTAAAGGGACAGCACAGGAGGAAAAGGGGTGCAATGTTATTTATTCTGGGGAGTGAATGTTAATCCGGCAGCTCAGGGAATATTCTGTTTATGGGGATTATGCagagtatatattattatttcccATTAGATGACATTCAGCACAGAAGACACCCCACAGTGGGACAGGTGAAGATAGGACATGCTCTCACGGACAGGGGCCACAAGGGTTAATCATTTAGCAACATGTCCTGAGTGGGGGAGGTGCAGACATGTATTTGGGACCTGTAGGGGCCACACGCCTTAGCTGTGACTGCGGGGCCATCTTTAAAGGTCCCCTGAAGTCTGGGGATGGAAAGAGACTCACAGGACATGTCCCAGGTCAGCAGCAGGAGGCAGAACATACAGCAAGCCCAgcacagcaccccccccccccccccaagcacagCACCCCTCCCAGCACAGAGCCTGAGGGAGAATTACTGTAACTTAAAAAACTCCCCCAAACATCCCTATTACCTCTGCCCCAATAATGCGGTACTTCTTGCCCCATCACTGAGACCCCCATGGGGCAGATAGTACGGGGGGGTGTGGATAGAAAGCCCCCGGTCTCCCACTAtaagggtggtggtggggggggggggggggaagagccccGGTCTCACCTTTGGAGAGCAGAACCTCCCGGTGCTGGAACGGGATCTGATTGACCTTTGCGAAGATGTACACGGAGCGGCAGGGCTGGGACATGAGGTCCAGGAAGAGTACGAGGTCAGACATGGTGAGAAGGAATGCGGGAGCGCAGGGAGAGGGCGGCTTTTATACTGCACTGACCCCGCCCACACTGCCACAAGCCCGCCCATACTACTATAACCCCGCCCACACTACGACAACCCCGCCCATACTACCACTACCCCGCCCACACTACCACAATCCAGTCCACACTGTCATATCCCCGCCCACACTGTCATAACCCCGCCCACTGTCATAACCCCGCCCACACTACTATAACCCCGTCAACATTAACATATCCCCGCCCATAGTAGTAGCTCCGCCCATTTCCCGTCATAGATGCTTCACACACCCGGATAGCCCCGCCCATGTGGGTAACTCCGCCCCTTCTCATGTACCCAGACACAGCCACGCCCACCAGATGATGCTGGCTCCGCGCCCCGCGGTGCAGGTCTAGCTGGATGAGCCATTATAAAACAGCCTCTGCCCCCCTTTATAACGCGATTCCCTCAGCCCCTCCTCATTACACTGAGGGCTGGGGGGGTCACCATGTCCCCTGCGGGCACTGTCACAGTATGTCACCCTCTGTGCTGTCCTAATAcaggaatataaatatatactgagcCTCCGGctgggcagaggaggaggagcccAGGTTTGTTCTAGAGAAGTAACATTTATACCTGTACAAAaggtattattatatatttatatgtcagCAACATACAGTGTAGCGCAGTACAACGCAGACCTGCCAATTCCCACTGATTTTCTGTCAGTGTAACTGATTTTTACCTCCAAATATCCCACAGACTTCAGTGGCCAAAAAATCATTGCAGAAATACGAAATCTCCCTGATTTCGGTCCCACAGTTTGTAAAACAATAATAACATACACAGAAATCAGGGCCGTCCCGTCCATTAGGCGAACCTTGGCGGTCGCAAATGTCCTAAGGGCCcattaataattataataatttctTCCTGTATTTTgttcggggtggggggggcgcgcAAAATGAAAGTTTCGCCTAGGGTGCATGAAACCCTTGCGCTGGCCCTGCATACACTGGTACAGTAAGGAGAGCAGGGACGCAGACTTCTGGAGAGCCAGGGGAGCGGTGCCTggaccggtggctgcaggggggctgGTCAGCCGGCGCTGGAAGTTTGACTTCTGCATCCGGCTGCTGGGCCTCTGATTGCTGCAGGGCCCCAGCCCTCCCCAGCTGCTGCACCACGCTCGGCCGGAAGGTGCCCACCTTCCGCATGCGCGACCAGCGTGCTACCGGAGGCCTTCCAGCCCGAGGTTTATTTTTTGTGTTGGTATTtttgggggtgtatgtattgtgggCCAGGGGGAGGCAAGGGGTGTCTCCCTGGGTAGAACCCCAGAATGAACGGTACCCCGAGGACTAAGATAACCCCACGTGGCATTATTTCCCTCCATGTGCGCTGGGCCGCAGGGAGGACATCGGCTGGGGCAGGGTGAAGAGGAAATCCCAGGTGCTAACTTGGGTGGTCTGCTCCTTTCCTTCCCCGCCATGCGCTATTCCCCCTCCACAGGCTGAGCGGACCAGGGGGAGACTGAGCACGGCAGCGGGGAGAGTCCAGAGTACCTACTTGGATGAAGAagtgtccgggaagcgcaatatgtgaAAGAAATACAAgtcgtgatagtgcaatattgttgaaAATAAGATCTGGATGTAATATCTTGGCTCAATAgttaatactcacaaacgtgagagagtataaggcacataaaggtatcttttaggaTGCTGCTCACTCGGTGGACAGAAGATGCAGAACTCAATGTTCCCCCAGATATGTGGACTCCCAAGGGCCTtaataaaagatacaactggacatagtgcagaccgtctgtACAATTTATAATTGATAAGTGAAAAAGggagttacactcacatggtatcagttaaaaacaagcatttagatctctctggatctcgctggCCAGATGGATGgtgtctcctcttcccctctctcgtggcgtgcgttccagcggtgcgttccactcaaccggaagtgatgtcatccgctacgTCCACTTGCTGGGGTTTCGGCCGGCGCTGGAGAAAAACGtcactacgcgtttcaccacataggtttcatcaggagactcctgatgaaacctatgtggtgaaacgcgtagagtgacgtttttctCCAGCGCCGGCCGAAACCCCAGCAAGTGGAcgtagcggatgacatcacttccggttgagtggaacgcaccgctggaacgcacgccacgagagaggggaagaggagacacCATCCATCTGGccagcgagatccagagagatctaaatgcttgtttttaactgataccatgtgagtgtaactccCTTTTTCACTTATCAATTATAAATTGTacagacggtctgcactatgtccagttgtatcttttattaAGGCCCTTGGGAGTCCACATATCTGGGGGAACATTGAGTTCTGCATCTTCTGTCCACCGAGTGAGCAGCAtcctaaaagatacctttatgtgccttatactctctcacgtttgtgagtattaacTATTGAGCCAAGATATTACATCCAGATCTTATTttcaacaatattgcactatcacaacttgtatttcttttcacatattgcgcttcccggacactTCTTCATACTCCATATCacgaggattgaccgagcaaCCTCCACcgggtcacagctgcatcttACCATtgatttgtataagtatcactgtttatatatatatatatatatatatatatacttttttgcaTATATTCTGCACCAGTATTACTGTGTATTAACTGATAATTTAGAGcaccacattttgataagtttccttttataTACCTACTTGGATGGCCTTGCTGCCGCGTGCCCCTCCACCACCTTTCCATGAGCAGACCGGAGCTGGAGGGAGGCGTGGACGCCGGAGGCTACTTACGGTGTCGTGAGGGACATTCCCCCTCTTCTGGGAAGCCCCGTCCGTCACAAATACTCTTTTCTTTAAAAGAGCTACTGGAGAacataaaaatcaataaataagagacagctgTTATTTTCAAAGTCCTCTCACAttgtctaacccccccccccctgcactaaCCCTAATGTTACCTACAGTAACCCCAATGAGAACAGGCAGCAGGGCAGAGCTTCGTAGGAAACCTTGCTGCCTATAGTTACATAAGCTGAAACTTGCAGGGAAAATATCCAGATTGCGATACCAATTCCTTACGGGGAAACTTACTGAGCGAGTTTGTGAGGAGTAAGTGTCCAGAACTCAACTTCTGCAAAACTGCGCAAAGATGTCATccatctctctgctctcccggAGACACACACGCTCTGTGTAGGTGGTGCTTGGTAAAGTTAATGAATGTCAAAATACCAGCACAGCATTAAACAAGAAGTGATTATTTAGTCCAACATGTACACATCTCAACATTTTGGTACCAGAGGGTCCACTTGGGGAAACTAAACATCAGGATGTCTACATgccataccaaaaaaaaccaagCTATAGAATGTTAGACCTTTAATACTCTGTATCACAGGCTCTTCTGTCTCCATGGATAGAGAGAACGAGAGGGAACCCCTGATATACCACTGAAGTATTTGTGCATCAGAACAATTAGAGACTCACTCCAAGAATGATGATTATGTATTTATTCCTTACATTCAGAACCACAAGCATAACAAAAATATACATGAAATGACATTACACAAAACATCACCCGATGTGCTGCAGATCACATAAGCAGACGCAGCATCAGAATGCATATCACAGGAGCCTTCAGCTGCAGGACAGGGATAAATAGTTGCAGCCGCTGCCAACATTGGGAGATGGGGGAACGCTGGATTTCTCCTGGTTGCAGATCAGGGGGTTATTATTAGGGGTGCGATGTCCCTGCTCAGGGGGAGCCCTCACTATATCATGAGCAGCCTGGCTGTCATACGCTCCTTTATCTCCGGGGACAGGGGCTCAGTCTGCCTCTCCTTGGCAGAGAGTATGGCCTCATGGGCCTCCTGAAACAGCTCCGCACCCAGTGCCTCCTCCACCCGCTGCTTCCAGGCTCCCAGCTTCGGTCTGTCCTCATAGAACTTCACTCCGCATGCCAACGGCTGCAAAGGAACAGAGAGCAGGTAACCCAGAGCACGGCTTATAGAAAGGTGCAGCACCCTCCACACATCTAGTCTCCCTGATTATTTAACAGGTCAGAAAGGGAGAGGATATTACCCAGCTGCCCCCAACAGAGTGTGTGCAAATGTGATATTAGATGGATATGTATCTCCACATTAAGGCACCTTTAGAGCGGTCTATGTAAATTAACACCAAACAGCATGGAGACGTCCCCAGAGGTGGCTTTGGCATGACATGTACAGATCCTTTATAAGGAGACAAGTCTATCCTCCTGCTGGGTCACCTGCATAAGCTCCACGATGGCCACCAGGTCTGCCAGAGAGATCTCGTCCCCAGCCAGGAAGGGTTTGTCCTGCAGGAACTTCTCCTCCAGCTGGGTCAGAGTGCTGTTAAACTCGGCCAGGATCGGCTGCAGTCTTTCTGGGGAAGCTTCGTGGCCCAGGAGAGCCGGGGTCATGAACTGTAAGAGGAGAGACCAGGGCATTACATATAACCCAGCACACCAACACTGAACTGCCTTTGGAGTGGGCTATCTTCATTTGAAACCTAATGCAACCTAGGGCACAAAAGTAGTGAGTGAGCGATTAGTTCTCCCACTGCGGGATGTCCTATACATGCTGGAGAATGTTCTATACAATCCCTGGTCTGAAGAGCTTACATTCCATTTGTGGTGCTGGAAAATGGTGACGCAAGGCATGGCCCCTCCTTTACACCGTCACTGCTGTGCTGCATTAGTACACATGGGCAGCTGCCTTAACGTGTGTGGGATGCTCAGGTTGTTATTCTCACTGTCCCACATCCTCCCCATGTCACCTAATTTTATTTACAAAGTTACCCCCACAAACTTGTGGGACACCCCTGCTCAGTTACCCACAGACTCCTGAATATTATCACACGATTATGTTGTGCAGGTCAGTCGGTCGAAGGGCCCCTTTGCTGGAGTCGCACATACAATTAATTTATCAAGTCCTCACCTTGACCCAGAAGACCTTGGAGCCCTGGGGCCGGGTGTTGCTGTGCTGCCAGGAGAGGTATTCATCCACACGGGCACGTTTCTGTAGGTCGGATGGGTACCAGTGATCTGGGGTGTTATATTTACGTGCTAGATAAAGAAGAATTGCGATGCTAGGGGAGAAACCAAAGCTGTATTAGGAGCAGTCAACCTCAACCCGCCCCTGAAACAGAAGTAGATGGacctagaacaggggtgcaggAGATtttaggggggcgcagcagcTACAGAGATCCTGCGCTCTCCAACCCgccaaggtatttaaattaaatgcaggggggggcggcgtacgaggcctctgcagcttctcactGGTCTTCGGCAACACATCACCATGGTAACCGAGGTCACGTGAGCCCTCCGTTATATTATGCCGGAGCTGAGCAGAAGGGGGGCGCGAGTCAGGAGGTGAACAGGGTCAAAACTTTGAACACCCATGCACAAGAACACTTAGTAATGCCCTCCATTGGGGATaactccctccctcacctctcagCCAGggtaaagtctccatctttgagcGCCGGCACCTTGAGTAGAGGATTCACCTTTGCAAACTCTTCCCCGAGGTGTTCCCCTGCAGAGATAAAGACCCCATATAGGAACTCAGAGACCCCCATTCACCCAGTGGTGGGATGCAGACATTTTAGCAACCTGTTCTCTCACCTTACTGCCCTTTCATAGTGAATAATCAGCTCTTCCCCTTATCTTCAGATCCCCTCCAATAACCCTtagcatcctcagatctccccagtccctccatgcctacctggcTGGACACCGGCAGGGG
The Ascaphus truei isolate aAscTru1 chromosome 13, aAscTru1.hap1, whole genome shotgun sequence DNA segment above includes these coding regions:
- the LOC142464854 gene encoding glutathione S-transferase theta-1-like produces the protein MSDLALFLDLMSQPCRSVYIFAKVNHIPFHHREVQLSKGEHLGEEFAKVNPLLKVPALKDGDFTLAESIAILLYLARKYNTPDHWYPSDLQKRARVDEYLSWQHSNTRPQGSKVFWVKFMTPALLGHEASPERLQPILAEFNSTLTQLEEKFLQDKPFLAGDEISLADLVAIVELMQPLACGVKFYEDRPKLGAWKQRVEEALGAELFQEAHEAILSAKERQTEPLSPEIKERMTARLLMI